The Anguilla anguilla isolate fAngAng1 chromosome 4, fAngAng1.pri, whole genome shotgun sequence genome has a window encoding:
- the LOC118225075 gene encoding cytochrome c oxidase subunit 4 isoform 1, mitochondrial, whose amino-acid sequence MLACRSLAWRLQRSVWRGVSTTSRACSAVSKDVLDCSVPQYTNRPEIPLPPVPFVTDLNTEQRKLKEKEKGIWTNLTKEEKIALYRMAFQLSYAEMDKGSSEWKTVVGGVFFFLGFTGLVIWWQRLYVFGDVPHTLSDEWVAQQTQRILDMRMNPVQGVASQWDYEKKQWK is encoded by the exons ATGCTGGCCTGTCGTTCGCTGGCTTGGAGGCTTCAGCGTTCGGTTTGGAGGGGTGTGTCCACCACTAGCCGTGCATGCAGCGCTGTCTCTAAAG ATGTGCTCGACTGCAGTGTGCCCCAGTATACCAACCGCCCAGAAATCCCCCTGCCTCCGGTGCCGTTCGTCACGGACCTCAACACCGAGCAGCGCAAGCtcaaggagaaggagaaagggatCTGGACTAATTTAACCAAGGAGGAGAAGATTGCGC TCTACAGGATGGCCTTCCAGCTCTCCTATGCCGAGATGGACAAGGGATCCAGCGAATGGAAGACGGTGGTGGGCGGGGTCTTTTTCTTCCTGGGCTTCACCGGGCTGGTCATTTGGTGGCAGCGGCTCTACG TGTTTGGCGATGTGCCCCACACCCTATCAGATGAGTGGGTGGCGCAGCAGACACAGAGAATTCTTGACATGAGGATGAACCCTGTCCAAGGCGTGGCCTCACAATGGGACTATGAGAAAAAACAATGGAAGTAG